In one window of Ruminococcus albus AD2013 DNA:
- a CDS encoding ABC transporter ATP-binding protein, which translates to MVIQTHDLCKYYGDESNLVKALDKVNLSVDKGELIGIIGKSGSGKSTLLNMLGALDHPTGGSIVIGGEDISKMNDEQLTKMRRSKIGFIFQNYNLIPVLNVYENIVLPIQLDGKKPNNKYIDTILDALEISHKKNSLPSSMSGGQQQRVAIARALANKPEIVLADEPTGNLDEAMGAEVVDMLKFMNKEFDQTIIVVTHDQEVASQMKRVIRVVDGRVQ; encoded by the coding sequence ATGGTAATTCAAACTCACGATCTTTGTAAGTATTACGGTGACGAAAGCAACCTGGTAAAGGCTCTGGATAAGGTGAACCTGAGTGTTGATAAGGGTGAACTGATAGGCATAATCGGCAAGTCGGGAAGCGGTAAGTCAACGCTGCTGAATATGCTTGGTGCTCTTGACCACCCAACAGGAGGAAGCATCGTTATCGGAGGAGAGGATATTTCCAAAATGAACGATGAGCAGCTGACAAAGATGCGCCGTTCAAAGATCGGTTTCATTTTTCAGAACTACAATCTGATACCCGTACTTAATGTATATGAGAACATAGTTCTTCCTATACAGCTTGACGGAAAGAAGCCAAACAATAAGTATATCGATACTATACTCGACGCGCTGGAGATCTCACACAAGAAAAATTCTCTGCCATCTTCCATGTCAGGCGGACAGCAGCAGAGAGTTGCCATAGCAAGAGCTCTGGCAAACAAGCCCGAGATAGTTCTGGCTGATGAGCCTACGGGAAATCTTGATGAAGCAATGGGTGCAGAGGTCGTTGATATGCTCAAATTCATGAATAAGGAGTTTGACCAGACCATAATAGTTGTAACTCACGATCAGGAAGTTGCATCTCAGATGAAAAGAGTAATTAGAGTTGTTGACGGGAGAGTGCAGTAA
- a CDS encoding ABC transporter permease: MIRKLAFRSLLAEKFRCVCTIIAMILTALLFSTLFTTAAGLNNANEYYEFKKLGTTAHVIVKDWDKGYGKEFEAIRDHGLVKKAGYRRFLGYAVNSGIKYNVEVSYMGADEAELDYYTPTSGKLPVEANEIAVDTTTLAALGVEKKVGTPVSIDLDVSGKTVTEEFVLSGWFEINKAYPVKIGQIITSEKYSDIWDSKFETDTVNGTSDVSILLSDGYDIEGETEQIFNDVGLAYSQDIISVNPGYNVSSEGLSSETLIMLISGVLVIVLIGYLIINNIFYISARKDAKQFGRLKTIGMSNKHLAAFVRYQAFIMLSIAVPLGIAGGYFMGRLILPAILRQTAYDSVADDTVISAGVIVLILAGAALFVVITTLISVNGPIRMIKKLSPIESTRIELKGYKKTRKSNDGSRADKFAKYNIMRNKKSFAMLLVSISLPMLLVIVSYDAFSSFDMDKYLSSMLVTDYTFATSDYYKNDYIDRENNVKALDREIVDQIENSGFVEDGSLIYGDIANDYASVKEISLPEGEEYALDLYGTEEFTLNDSLIIEDNIDMEAFNNGTGIVEGCWLTSDGEIYPGTSRFETGDTVNITGSDGKERSYTVLGHMNVALGAMKTGITKGSFACELYMNTKQYEEITGNQKIMSYSFNVKKGMEEDAESFIKGIVKADNTLNYQSKYSLAEDFASMKLLVKLISLLLCGVLTFIAIMNLINVFVSSIMVRQKEIATLKSIGMTRGQLRTMLMWEIFYYNGIAFAIAVVLSLIFSPTVFKSIFNEFPFLTFHVNWFSYPSIILVIMFVGIMTVLFVENRISKMNIPEELKTV; encoded by the coding sequence ATGATTAGAAAACTAGCATTCAGATCACTTCTTGCGGAGAAATTCAGATGTGTCTGTACGATAATCGCAATGATACTGACCGCACTTCTGTTCTCCACATTGTTTACCACGGCAGCGGGTCTGAACAATGCCAATGAATACTACGAATTCAAAAAGCTGGGAACCACTGCCCATGTTATAGTAAAGGACTGGGACAAGGGCTATGGCAAAGAATTTGAAGCTATCAGGGATCACGGACTTGTAAAAAAAGCAGGTTACCGCAGATTTTTGGGATATGCAGTAAACAGCGGAATCAAATACAATGTTGAAGTCAGCTACATGGGCGCAGATGAGGCAGAGCTTGATTACTACACACCCACAAGCGGAAAACTCCCCGTTGAAGCAAACGAGATAGCTGTCGATACGACTACTCTTGCTGCACTTGGCGTGGAGAAGAAGGTAGGCACACCCGTCAGCATCGACCTTGATGTAAGCGGCAAGACCGTTACCGAGGAATTCGTGCTTTCGGGCTGGTTCGAGATAAACAAGGCTTATCCCGTAAAGATAGGTCAGATAATAACCTCCGAAAAATACAGCGATATCTGGGACAGCAAATTTGAGACCGACACCGTGAACGGAACGAGCGATGTATCAATTCTGCTGAGTGATGGCTATGATATCGAAGGTGAAACAGAGCAGATTTTCAATGATGTTGGTCTTGCATATTCTCAGGATATCATATCTGTGAATCCCGGTTATAATGTCAGCAGTGAGGGACTTTCCTCGGAAACTCTTATAATGCTGATAAGCGGCGTGCTTGTTATCGTACTGATAGGATATCTTATCATCAATAACATATTCTATATATCGGCAAGAAAAGATGCAAAGCAGTTCGGCAGGCTGAAGACTATCGGTATGTCAAACAAACACCTGGCAGCTTTTGTAAGATACCAGGCGTTCATAATGCTGAGCATTGCAGTGCCTCTCGGTATAGCAGGCGGTTACTTCATGGGAAGACTTATCCTGCCGGCTATCCTGAGACAGACTGCTTATGATTCTGTTGCAGATGATACAGTAATATCAGCAGGAGTCATCGTACTGATACTTGCAGGTGCAGCGCTGTTTGTCGTTATAACCACACTCATAAGCGTAAACGGTCCCATAAGAATGATCAAGAAGCTCTCGCCTATTGAATCCACCAGGATCGAGCTCAAGGGCTACAAGAAGACCAGAAAGTCCAATGACGGCAGCAGAGCAGATAAGTTTGCAAAGTACAATATAATGCGCAACAAGAAGAGTTTTGCTATGCTGCTGGTAAGCATATCTCTTCCCATGCTGCTGGTAATAGTATCCTACGATGCATTCAGCAGTTTTGATATGGATAAGTATCTGTCATCGATGCTGGTCACCGATTATACCTTTGCAACATCGGATTACTACAAGAATGATTATATCGACCGTGAGAATAACGTCAAGGCTCTTGACAGGGAGATCGTAGATCAGATCGAAAACAGTGGTTTTGTTGAGGATGGTTCTCTGATATACGGCGATATCGCCAACGATTATGCAAGCGTTAAGGAGATAAGTCTTCCCGAAGGTGAGGAATACGCACTTGATCTTTACGGTACAGAGGAATTCACCCTGAATGATTCGCTTATCATTGAAGATAATATTGATATGGAAGCCTTCAATAACGGCACAGGTATCGTTGAAGGATGCTGGCTGACATCAGACGGTGAGATATATCCCGGAACAAGTCGTTTTGAGACAGGCGATACCGTGAACATCACAGGCAGTGACGGCAAGGAACGCAGCTATACTGTACTTGGTCACATGAATGTGGCGCTCGGTGCGATGAAGACCGGCATAACCAAGGGTTCATTCGCTTGTGAGCTTTATATGAATACCAAACAGTATGAAGAAATAACAGGCAACCAGAAGATAATGTCTTACTCATTCAATGTAAAGAAAGGCATGGAAGAAGACGCTGAGAGCTTCATCAAGGGAATAGTAAAGGCTGACAACACACTGAATTATCAGTCGAAGTATTCTCTGGCAGAAGATTTTGCCTCAATGAAGCTTCTCGTTAAGCTGATAAGCTTGCTGCTGTGCGGCGTACTGACATTCATTGCGATCATGAATCTTATCAATGTGTTCGTATCCAGCATAATGGTAAGACAAAAGGAGATCGCTACCCTGAAGAGTATCGGTATGACAAGAGGTCAGCTGAGAACTATGCTGATGTGGGAGATATTCTATTACAACGGCATAGCATTTGCAATAGCCGTCGTACTTTCGCTGATATTCTCGCCTACAGTTTTCAAGAGCATTTTCAATGAATTCCCGTTCCTGACATTCCATGTGAACTGGTTCTCATATCCTTCGATAATACTCGTTATAATGTTCGTAGGTATCATGACGGTTCTCTTTGTTGAGAACAGGATATCAAAAATGAATATCCCCGAAGAGTTAAAGACTGTATAG
- a CDS encoding BspA family leucine-rich repeat surface protein, with translation MKMKKVLAVLMSLCMTAGVVSYGAPVITQTITAQAEAAAEAECYSFDEETGVLTLSGTVDRGALIEILKTSRDKVISIVAEKGTVFPENSSELFWGFSCCTSIDLSNADTSNVTDMSSMFERCYKVKTIDLSGFDTSNVTDMSSMFYECLELTSLDLSGFDTSKVTSFDSMFDACHKLSKLDISGFDTSNVTDMSSMFSGCLELTSFDLSGFDTSKVTNFKWMFNNCRKMSTFDISGFDTGKVTDMSGMFENCFALTELDLSNFDTSNVINMSSMFSDCSDLTELDLSSFDTSRASDESDPKASIIDMFEDCSTLQFLTLGEKFTEITEEMRLINSYTGWANADDPANLVSDDGEYAVIENNGKNIYVRRLTYLHYLKYPINIKLEYSEEYNQVRFTWDKVKRADKYGIAVYLAGKWKVQTQNITDTTYTTPKNLTPGITYKVAIAARVNGKWDTENAIKNYVICKIGGNNSYIKPSREVPFGADLYVIADEINMYRGPGKRYGKVTTIPKNSYLQELGVIGNNNNWVFTLYRGQYGWVQVENEYGDKQIEIPRYLYPVVAKPVIYLYPEKETDVHVEVELTEADLATTYPKYNNGWDVVAKPDGSLVNKVDGSHHRYLFWDAVNCRTEFDFSKGFCVAGSDTESFLKEKLSYMGLTEDEMNEFIVYWLPLMEHNKYNLISFQSEKYTDSAKLNITPAPDSMLRVFMTYVPLEEAVDIEPQELSTFERNGFTVVEWGGSEIKYKR, from the coding sequence ATGAAGATGAAAAAAGTTTTGGCAGTACTGATGTCACTTTGTATGACAGCAGGCGTTGTCAGCTATGGTGCGCCTGTTATCACACAGACTATCACAGCACAGGCAGAAGCTGCTGCCGAGGCAGAGTGTTATTCATTTGATGAGGAAACAGGTGTTCTGACACTGAGTGGAACGGTAGATCGTGGTGCATTAATTGAAATTCTCAAAACAAGCAGGGATAAAGTCATATCCATTGTCGCTGAAAAGGGAACAGTTTTTCCTGAAAATAGCAGTGAGCTGTTTTGGGGCTTTAGTTGTTGTACTTCCATCGATCTTTCAAATGCAGATACGAGCAATGTAACAGATATGAGCAGTATGTTTGAACGCTGTTATAAAGTAAAAACCATCGATTTAAGCGGATTTGATACAAGCAATGTAACAGATATGAGCAGTATGTTCTATGAATGTCTTGAATTGACATCACTTGATCTGAGTGGGTTTGATACAAGCAAGGTCACAAGTTTCGATAGTATGTTTGATGCCTGCCATAAATTGTCAAAACTTGATATAAGCGGATTTGATACAAGCAATGTAACAGATATGAGCAGTATGTTCTCTGGATGTCTTGAATTGACATCATTTGATCTGAGTGGGTTTGATACAAGCAAGGTCACAAATTTCAAATGGATGTTTAACAATTGTCGAAAAATGTCAACATTTGATATTAGCGGATTTGATACAGGTAAAGTTACTGATATGAGTGGTATGTTCGAAAACTGCTTCGCTCTGACAGAACTTGATCTGAGCAACTTTGATACAAGTAATGTCATTAATATGTCTTCTATGTTCTCTGATTGTTCCGACCTGACAGAACTTGATCTGAGCAGTTTTGATACAAGCCGGGCATCTGATGAGAGTGATCCCAAGGCAAGTATAATCGATATGTTTGAAGATTGCAGTACGCTGCAATTCCTCACACTCGGTGAGAAGTTTACTGAAATAACAGAAGAAATGAGACTCATCAACAGCTACACAGGCTGGGCAAACGCCGATGACCCCGCAAATCTCGTCAGCGATGACGGCGAATATGCTGTTATTGAAAACAACGGCAAGAACATCTATGTCCGTCGTTTAACCTATTTGCATTATCTCAAATATCCCATCAACATTAAATTAGAATACAGCGAAGAATACAACCAGGTAAGATTCACCTGGGATAAAGTCAAGCGTGCTGACAAGTACGGCATCGCTGTATACCTTGCAGGCAAGTGGAAAGTTCAGACACAGAATATAACTGACACTACCTATACTACTCCCAAAAATCTCACACCCGGCATAACTTACAAAGTGGCTATCGCAGCAAGGGTAAACGGCAAGTGGGATACAGAAAACGCTATCAAAAATTATGTAATCTGTAAAATAGGCGGCAATAATTCCTATATCAAGCCTTCCAGAGAGGTTCCATTTGGTGCGGATCTATATGTTATTGCCGATGAAATCAATATGTATCGCGGACCCGGTAAAAGATACGGTAAAGTTACAACGATCCCCAAAAATTCTTACCTTCAGGAACTCGGCGTTATTGGAAATAACAATAACTGGGTATTTACATTGTATAGGGGACAGTACGGCTGGGTACAGGTCGAGAATGAATATGGCGATAAACAGATCGAAATTCCACGTTATTTATATCCTGTAGTTGCTAAGCCTGTTATCTACCTTTATCCCGAAAAGGAGACAGACGTTCATGTTGAGGTAGAACTGACGGAAGCTGATCTTGCCACTACCTATCCTAAGTACAACAACGGCTGGGATGTGGTCGCAAAGCCTGACGGATCACTTGTGAACAAGGTTGACGGAAGTCATCACAGATACCTGTTCTGGGACGCTGTAAACTGCCGTACAGAATTTGATTTTTCCAAGGGATTCTGCGTAGCAGGCAGTGATACCGAGAGTTTCCTCAAAGAAAAGCTCAGCTATATGGGACTGACCGAAGATGAGATGAATGAGTTTATCGTATACTGGCTGCCCTTAATGGAGCATAACAAGTATAATCTCATTTCTTTCCAGAGTGAAAAATATACAGATTCCGCTAAGCTGAACATCACACCCGCACCTGACAGTATGCTGCGCGTATTCATGAC
- a CDS encoding flavodoxin family protein, producing the protein MAFKVMGVTAGRKDSNCEILLKEALLVCQEQGAEVSMINLKDYELLDCTGCTSCTMGMSMGKHTGCSLDNKDDKKKIMEVLLDQDAVIFSAPTYALMPSSLFLKFMHRNLAYETAFLTKIGAIKPRDRIGALIAVGGSTRSWQSMALECMQASTFSNSFKIVDMYMATMVPAPAQVLLHEEKLARAREIGANIMKSLNTPAAEREWLGEPDAGWCPNCHSNCLCLGEPQWRGLQYPIECAVCGAGGDLVKTDDGKWKFVIAANGLERDRTSEEGRGVHCDEIADTQGGFFMDPQKRATVAEKLEKYKKIQFHGI; encoded by the coding sequence ATGGCTTTTAAAGTAATGGGCGTAACCGCAGGACGCAAGGACAGTAACTGCGAGATCCTGCTCAAGGAAGCACTGCTTGTCTGTCAGGAGCAGGGTGCAGAAGTTTCCATGATCAATCTCAAGGACTACGAGCTGCTGGACTGCACAGGCTGCACTTCCTGCACGATGGGTATGTCGATGGGCAAGCATACAGGCTGCTCCCTCGATAACAAGGACGACAAGAAGAAGATCATGGAAGTCCTGCTGGATCAGGATGCTGTTATCTTCTCGGCACCTACATATGCACTGATGCCGTCTTCACTGTTCCTGAAATTCATGCACCGCAATCTCGCTTATGAGACTGCATTCCTGACCAAGATAGGCGCTATCAAGCCCCGTGACCGCATCGGCGCACTAATCGCAGTCGGCGGTTCAACACGTTCATGGCAGTCTATGGCTCTGGAGTGTATGCAGGCATCTACATTCTCCAACAGCTTCAAGATCGTTGATATGTACATGGCAACAATGGTGCCCGCTCCCGCTCAGGTTCTTCTGCACGAGGAAAAGCTTGCCCGCGCAAGAGAGATCGGTGCCAACATCATGAAGTCACTGAACACCCCCGCTGCAGAACGCGAGTGGCTGGGCGAGCCTGATGCAGGCTGGTGCCCCAACTGCCACAGCAACTGTCTGTGTCTGGGTGAACCCCAGTGGAGAGGTCTCCAGTATCCTATCGAATGCGCAGTATGCGGTGCAGGCGGTGATCTGGTCAAGACCGATGACGGCAAGTGGAAGTTCGTTATCGCAGCAAACGGTCTGGAACGTGACCGTACCTCCGAGGAAGGACGCGGCGTTCACTGCGACGAGATTGCAGATACCCAGGGCGGTTTCTTCATGGATCCGCAGAAGCGTGCAACCGTTGCTGAAAAGCTGGAAAAATACAAGAAGATACAGTTCCACGGTATCTGA
- a CDS encoding S8 family serine peptidase codes for MRKVKVAIIDSGINYNIVNDDVRNCIKTGYLVHDDEDNTVQEVSPSKLSDFNGHGTVCASIVNRIAPEAEIIPVCILGKNGRCTPGKLVAALELVKRLDVQIINMSLSSNDLFIRHKLKKLTKELEAQGKICVASKSNDRHISFPADFKNVIGVVGRIDVFNDGFEYDSQKKIQVTASGATELMEFHMPGANFFRGNSRAAAIFSGVLADAYAKGKFSTKAEAEEYMRSESWANEKFYRSPEDDVSDDKIVDRILGLVRKMISEEKIRVKLAADLELEYTNSTIYDYYKIIYMLENEFSCRIFGKVPVYRVYFQKVNYLGKLVKEALNE; via the coding sequence ATGAGAAAAGTTAAAGTTGCGATCATTGACAGCGGGATCAACTACAACATAGTTAATGACGATGTCAGAAACTGCATAAAAACCGGATATTTAGTTCATGATGACGAAGACAATACTGTTCAGGAAGTGTCACCTTCCAAACTGTCTGATTTCAACGGGCATGGTACGGTATGCGCTTCCATAGTAAACAGGATAGCACCGGAAGCGGAAATAATTCCTGTTTGTATACTGGGTAAGAACGGCAGATGCACTCCGGGCAAACTGGTAGCTGCACTGGAACTGGTCAAACGGCTCGATGTCCAGATCATCAATATGAGTCTCAGCTCAAATGATCTATTTATACGGCATAAACTGAAAAAACTGACAAAGGAGCTTGAAGCACAGGGAAAGATCTGTGTAGCTTCAAAATCCAATGACAGGCATATAAGTTTTCCGGCAGATTTTAAAAACGTTATAGGTGTTGTAGGCAGGATCGACGTTTTTAACGATGGTTTTGAATACGACAGTCAGAAGAAGATACAGGTAACAGCAAGCGGAGCTACGGAACTTATGGAATTCCATATGCCGGGTGCAAACTTCTTCAGAGGCAACAGCAGAGCAGCTGCGATATTCTCGGGTGTTCTTGCAGATGCTTACGCAAAAGGAAAGTTCAGCACTAAGGCAGAGGCGGAAGAATACATGAGATCTGAGTCCTGGGCGAACGAAAAGTTTTACAGGTCTCCCGAAGATGATGTGAGCGATGATAAGATCGTTGACAGGATACTCGGTTTAGTCAGAAAAATGATATCCGAAGAAAAAATACGTGTAAAGCTTGCAGCCGATCTTGAACTGGAGTATACCAATTCTACCATCTATGATTATTACAAGATAATCTATATGCTCGAAAATGAATTTTCGTGCAGAATATTCGGCAAAGTCCCTGTTTACAGGGTATATTTTCAGAAAGTAAATTATCTCGGCAAACTGGTAAAGGAAGCACTCAATGAATAA
- a CDS encoding ABC transporter ATP-binding protein, translating to MNNEIRKLLRIWKLDRMKKGVFFTLMLISVFLSIAVPMVFVDFVDVVTKAASISSLIRLITIYFILNITQMFVEFAFDYYSSVKEFEFAQHLKLTALDRLFMKDGKFFANEKTGDLMTVVNDDAAKLASFIYKAYKVIVSLVQAIGIMGVMFYYDVKLTLLLIVMIPITLAAQQKFGNKLRYLALENRRDYGEQNALTEEFISNAPAMITYGFRRSFLNKYELAADVLKRSFKKLTLTNGFSNQAIDMISTISLIAITAFGGYQVFQKQISMGVMIIFLQYCTRFIAPFENLVFMKVSFNMVVPSLNNVDDVLGGETGEDASEGKQIDEIDNIKIENLTFGYTRGKNILNGLDLDFEKNKKYLICGKSGAGKTTIFNLILGLWRASSGNIYINDDEIGSIDLESFRDRISLVSQKTFFLHDTIYNNLTNGRDIPEEKVWEALRRVELDDFVRGMENGLYTMLGDDGMTMSGGQRQRLAIARSMLKKSDVVIFDEPTSALDKNTEKIIARSIMGIKDKIIIIVSHSNCFSDQVDQIYKIG from the coding sequence ATGAATAATGAAATAAGGAAACTGCTCAGGATATGGAAACTTGACAGAATGAAGAAAGGTGTTTTCTTTACCCTGATGCTGATATCGGTGTTCTTATCGATAGCCGTACCAATGGTATTCGTTGACTTCGTAGATGTTGTCACGAAAGCGGCATCGATAAGCTCACTGATAAGATTGATAACAATATATTTTATACTTAACATTACACAGATGTTTGTTGAATTCGCGTTTGATTACTATTCATCTGTAAAGGAATTCGAGTTCGCACAGCATCTGAAACTGACAGCGCTGGACAGACTTTTCATGAAGGACGGAAAGTTCTTTGCAAATGAAAAGACAGGCGACCTGATGACGGTAGTAAATGATGATGCTGCAAAGCTGGCATCATTCATATACAAAGCGTACAAGGTTATCGTTTCACTGGTTCAGGCGATCGGCATAATGGGAGTCATGTTCTATTATGATGTGAAACTCACACTGCTGCTGATCGTGATGATACCCATAACTCTTGCAGCACAGCAGAAGTTCGGAAATAAACTCAGGTATCTGGCGCTTGAAAACAGAAGAGATTACGGAGAGCAGAATGCTCTTACAGAGGAGTTCATATCCAATGCACCTGCGATGATAACATACGGTTTCCGCAGGAGCTTTCTGAACAAGTATGAACTTGCAGCAGATGTGCTGAAAAGGAGCTTTAAAAAGCTCACACTTACAAATGGTTTTTCAAATCAGGCGATAGATATGATATCTACCATCAGCCTGATAGCGATAACTGCATTCGGTGGTTATCAGGTCTTTCAGAAGCAGATCTCGATGGGTGTTATGATAATATTCCTGCAGTATTGCACAAGGTTTATCGCACCGTTTGAGAACCTTGTATTCATGAAAGTAAGCTTCAATATGGTCGTTCCTTCGCTTAACAATGTTGATGATGTTCTGGGCGGAGAAACGGGCGAAGATGCTTCTGAAGGCAAGCAGATAGATGAGATCGATAACATTAAGATCGAAAATCTGACATTCGGGTACACTCGCGGAAAAAATATTCTTAACGGGCTGGATCTGGATTTTGAGAAGAACAAAAAATATTTGATTTGCGGAAAAAGCGGTGCAGGCAAGACTACGATATTCAATCTGATACTCGGATTGTGGCGGGCATCATCGGGTAATATCTATATAAACGATGATGAGATAGGCAGTATAGACCTGGAGTCTTTCAGGGACAGGATATCACTGGTATCGCAGAAAACATTCTTCCTGCATGATACGATATATAATAATCTGACCAACGGAAGGGATATCCCCGAAGAAAAGGTATGGGAAGCACTTAGGCGAGTTGAGCTTGACGATTTTGTCAGGGGCATGGAAAACGGATTATATACCATGCTTGGTGATGATGGTATGACTATGTCGGGCGGACAGCGTCAGAGACTGGCTATAGCCCGTTCAATGCTGAAAAAATCGGATGTGGTCATATTCGATGAACCAACTTCGGCACTGGACAAAAATACCGAGAAGATAATTGCACGTTCAATAATGGGTATAAAGGATAAAATAATAATAATCGTATCCCACAGCAATTGTTTTTCGGATCAGGTAGATCAGATATACAAGATCGGATAA
- a CDS encoding glycoside hydrolase family 9 protein, with product MKNQRKKISKITAFTTALLSAGTMMTSAIPSATVTASAYGEDANYAEALALSLYFYDSNQCGTGVDDNPLAWRGNCHVSDAQANLSNAVNLGNARSVVDPDGDGKVDVSGGYHDAGDHIKFNLTIGFGMNSLALSDYLNPGAYQKAGCRDHLLYILKNGADYMMKTTFLDNSGDVGAVCYMVSNEGDHSYWGSPEKQNGDRPTYWLTPSSNNSAVVLEMASALAGTAVAFKDSDATYAAKCTKYAKALYKFGTQHSGNYMEGMGSMYATNSQYQDEQAMTEGWLYVLGEGSMPSFKPTGNGCYNNQYYDYYLYSWDKVWSGYAALMYKKTGDEAYAKELQFEVNNMGGLREGTYNSCKQEWGCTRYNCAVQMEALASINGDKNSDLAKGAKYQMNYILGSNPQNKSFLTGFGNSWSSKVHHRAANPGNGDASSNPDAKYVNYGYLIGGPDSSGTFNEVTDSYRWTEGALDYNGCFALACAALVNLNGCTSDGASRIVNSASEFKKNYSFGSNNNNNNYGNNDPEVYPAITAVNYNQKYHQIQFIWSPVQGATNYGIAVYLAGKWRVQTSSIPASSRSYVTPKNLTPNMTYRVAIAAKVNGEWTSTASIKNAVTVTVR from the coding sequence ATGAAAAATCAAAGGAAGAAGATCTCAAAGATCACAGCATTCACAACTGCACTGCTATCAGCAGGCACAATGATGACGTCAGCGATACCGTCTGCGACGGTGACAGCATCTGCATATGGCGAGGACGCAAATTATGCGGAAGCTCTGGCATTATCACTGTATTTCTATGATTCTAACCAGTGTGGTACAGGGGTAGACGATAACCCGCTGGCATGGAGAGGAAACTGCCACGTAAGCGATGCACAGGCAAACCTTTCAAACGCTGTAAATCTCGGCAATGCACGCAGCGTTGTTGACCCTGACGGAGACGGCAAGGTCGATGTTTCAGGCGGTTATCACGATGCAGGCGACCATATCAAGTTCAATCTGACCATCGGTTTCGGCATGAACAGCCTGGCACTTTCCGATTATCTCAATCCGGGTGCTTATCAGAAGGCAGGCTGCCGCGACCATCTGCTGTACATTCTGAAGAATGGTGCAGACTACATGATGAAGACAACATTCCTGGATAACAGCGGCGACGTAGGCGCTGTATGCTACATGGTATCCAACGAAGGCGACCACAGCTACTGGGGTTCTCCCGAAAAGCAGAACGGCGACCGTCCTACTTACTGGCTGACACCTTCCAGCAACAACTCTGCTGTTGTACTTGAAATGGCAAGCGCCCTTGCAGGTACTGCTGTTGCATTCAAGGATTCCGATGCTACTTACGCTGCTAAGTGTACAAAGTATGCCAAGGCGCTTTATAAGTTCGGCACACAGCATTCAGGCAACTATATGGAAGGTATGGGTTCCATGTATGCCACCAATTCACAGTATCAGGACGAGCAGGCTATGACCGAAGGCTGGCTGTATGTACTGGGCGAGGGCTCAATGCCTTCTTTCAAGCCCACAGGCAACGGCTGCTACAATAATCAGTATTACGATTACTATCTGTACAGCTGGGACAAGGTCTGGTCAGGTTATGCTGCGCTGATGTACAAAAAGACAGGCGATGAAGCATACGCTAAGGAACTTCAGTTTGAAGTAAATAACATGGGCGGCCTGAGAGAGGGTACTTATAATTCCTGCAAGCAGGAGTGGGGCTGCACACGTTACAACTGTGCTGTTCAGATGGAAGCACTTGCGTCCATCAACGGTGATAAGAACTCCGATCTTGCAAAGGGCGCAAAGTATCAGATGAACTATATCCTCGGCAGCAATCCCCAGAACAAGAGCTTCCTGACAGGTTTCGGCAACTCCTGGTCTTCCAAGGTACACCACAGAGCTGCAAACCCCGGTAACGGAGATGCTTCCTCCAATCCTGATGCCAAGTATGTAAACTACGGCTATCTGATCGGCGGACCTGATTCTTCAGGTACATTCAACGAAGTAACCGACAGCTACCGCTGGACAGAGGGTGCGCTTGACTACAACGGCTGCTTCGCTCTGGCTTGTGCAGCACTTGTTAATCTGAACGGATGCACCAGCGATGGCGCTTCAAGGATAGTAAACAGTGCTTCTGAATTCAAGAAGAACTATTCTTTCGGCAGCAACAATAATAACAATAACTACGGTAATAACGATCCTGAGGTATATCCCGCTATCACCGCTGTAAATTACAACCAGAAGTATCACCAGATACAGTTCATCTGGTCTCCTGTACAGGGTGCTACCAACTACGGCATAGCAGTTTATCTGGCAGGCAAGTGGAGAGTTCAGACATCCTCTATCCCCGCTTCTTCAAGAAGCTATGTAACACCTAAGAACCTGACTCCAAACATGACTTACAGAGTTGCTATCGCAGCTAAGGTAAACGGTGAATGGACATCGACAGCATCTATCAAGAATGCTGTAACAGTTACTGTAAGGTAA